aaaaaaaacagtcaaaagCTTCCACATACACAAAATACGTTAAgataactaaataataacagTTCTCTTCTGTGTAGTTCTGCATCACGGTCGTTGCTTATTGCATATATGTGCTCACATTTTGGAccaagatggctcagtggttagaacacatacGTCATAACCGTTGTGAGcaccaaaacatttttatgttttaatttgttttgataattcatctcgtgctctgaaACATCCATAGAGAATATCATAGACATAGAGaacaagctctcgaccaatgacatcgcgtcaatttgctgtcaaatttcTTCTTTTCTCTTATGATTGGAATAGAGCATGGGTCTGTTGTTGTATGGTTTATAAAGGTCAGTGGTAAGTGTTAGTTAAAGTTGTTGTATGACTCATGACTTTCAATATTCTTTTTCGTACCGTATGGCCCGATGTCCGACACGTAATGAATGATTCATACAAATCGCAAttcttttcttatttaataatgaactcTGTTCgtccaattaaaatttatgcGTTCCCATTTTACAACAACAGTTTCTAGTAGGCTCGTCATTTCAAAAGGTTTAATGAAATGTTGAATAGTACGGAGAGATACTGACTactgttgttgttaatttaaagagattacatacattttattaatgaaaattatttataacaagtaGTGCACGCAGCTTCACTtcgcttaattaaaaaaaatagcctatgtacTTTtgtggagttcaaatttgctccataccaaatttcattaaatttcagTTCAGCTttttggtcttgaaagagcagacagacagacagacagagtgactatcacttttaatttataacttaaatatagaTAAGTAATAGCagttttttacatttgtttgcGATTGTTATGCTTTTCGTGGTAATGAAGAAATGAAAACAAGCGTTGCCTGATTTTATCGAAAATGTAAAATAGTctgaataatgtaattttatgcATAAGACGTTAATATTAGGGGGGCTCCCCTGATAGTCCTAGTCAGTCTGGGTGAGTACATGCATCGAGGTTTTCCCCATTAACCGAATAATTCCAGACCGAGGTTATATATGCTATGAGAAGTAAcagttatttacaaaaaaaattagggattattatttttaatacatgatacatacatactacAATTTTGAATGTGAATGTAACTACGTCTGTTTCgcttaaatcattaaattgatgtagataaaatatatgtatatacactttTGTAGAGAATCAAATTGATTCGTActgtattttgttaaaaagatgtttttttgtttttatgtttgtaaaaaatctCTACTGAAAAGCTTGtcagtttgaaaaaaatgtaattatacagATTAGTACAttcctaaaataatataaagcaatGATTCTTAATGTGGGTTCCATCGGAAGCACAGTATGGTTCTGCGAATTTCACGACGATCACTGTTTCAAACCTACAATCAAAGTTTCTTACGTTCGTTTAGAAATGCAGAGAATTTTATTTACCAACATTCGCCGTAAGGTTTCGTGCTAGAAAGAGATTAATTTCAGAGTTTAGGAACCGCTGACGTAAACTTTAAACAAGTACGAAGCGTGAAATTAACGCCGCGTCAGGAATTTTAATCGAATGCGGTCGAGCGGTTACACTTGCGATCTCCTTTTATTCGACTACTGGCAGGCTTTTGTTGTTCGTTGTTAGTATATGTTTTGGAATTcgtttcttaaatttaaatttagaactgaGCCGTTAAAGGTTTAAAATCTCCAAAtcgaaacaaattaaaatattctttattcgagtACAAatcagtgccgtaaatagccttttctgcgccctgtgcgagcttctataactgcgctcTATTtaagaccctttgcctattttactgtctcactcaccaaAACTTAACCGCAGGTTCATTATTGCCAATGCGTTgtccattaacgataaacactaaacacaaatacgctcatGTGCTGCCtgaaaaaatgagcgcgatgtatgtttttaaagatactagcatgtaagtaagtttgtattggaatcgagtactaggggctcaacggaatcttaacaagagcaaaacgaaaagaCAATAGTCCTACctagtctgtctattcttgcgcccccgagagtctacgccctgtgcctgggcaccgatGGCActgccctatttacgccactggtaccaataaatgtaattttacactgttgaattgaatttaaagcgaatacctacctatatacaaaaaaaaaagcataaacACTGCAAGTAGAAAGGAAAACCGTGTCCCAGGAAGGATGTGTaaactttgcgaagtcggaaacaaGGTGTTATTAGTTTCAAccttactatttttaatatatactaatacataatattgttgttaacaTATTCgtcttaatataacaaaaaatcgACTAGTATGGTCGTAGCTTAATCCAATCTATCTAGTGGCGTgaagttttaattgaaatgaaaccTTCAAGTTCAATTTAGCGtagataagttttttttttatggtataaggtggtggacgagcatatgggccacctgatggtaagtggtcaccatcacccatagacaatgacgctgtaagaaatattaactattccttacatcgtcaccaaccttgggaactaagatgttatgtcccttgtgcctgtagttacactggctcactcacccttcaaaccggaacacaacaatactgagtactgttatttggcggtagaataactgatgagtgggtggtacctacccagatggtaCCTGACATAAATGATGATTTTCTCATAACATAGAATACAAAGGAATGTATTTTACAAATCTTTCTATTTAGAATATTAAGTAGGTTGTCAAGTTGAATTTCGAAGTCAATTGAGAAGCtagaattgttttgtttgtaaattaataaaatacagaatTGTCAAGGTTTTTGAAAATTCGTGTCTTAGTGGAGAAAAGTCCTTAACGCgtaattaataatcattgaatTGATACTGATGGTAGATCTCATCGAATACACGTATATTcatcaaataaaagaaattacacGTAATTACTATCATAATCACTCTATTCTCGTACACGTACAAtacaaatcaaaacatacagacagaaaaTTAAACACTCGATagtaaatcaaaacaaaagtcGCATCAGCTGATTAAATCTGAAGAACTCGTTTCTTTCATTGAATGGCGTTATGTAATAGataatctgtaaataaaaaaaaacacgcatTTAGTAAAGCTATCGTAAGTATATACttgaaactcaccgcagaaaaCGATCTTGAAATGACACAAGGTGATAAGcgatattgaatataataactaTGACATGTAAAGGATACACGCATCAAAATAGCACAtcaagttattattatacattcgGCTTACGACATTTTCTCGAGTgagattaatttttaaacgatttcgTTAATCGAGTCAGTGTAGCGTTCATTGTTCGTTTCGTAACCCGTAACACTGCAATGCAAATGTAACTGTTACTAGTTTTCGCACTCGACTCCGCTCGCTTTTTGgagtttacaatattttttataaattacagcCTTACATTTTTGTATTCCATGCGAATTGCTTATAGCTAAGAGTTTatgatgagatggcccagtggttagaacgcgtgcatcttaaccgatgattgcgggttcaaacccaggcaaacaccgctatatatgtgcttgatttgtgtttataattcatctcgtactcggcggtgaaggaaaacaccgtgaaacctgcatgtgtctaattccatcgaaattttgccacatgtgcattccaccaacccgcattcgaacgtggtggaatatgttccaaactcctctctctcagcagtgggaaatttactggctgttactttacttttttactttttataggtatctttatttgtaatacaacactaACATCTAAGTTATtatttctactttaattttgatttcagtccaaaattccgataacagatTTGCCGAACTTTTTTCCCAAATCCATAGATAAAGCAAGCTCTCGGACAATGATATCGTGTCAGTTTgttgtcaaattttgtttatttggctttgtTACTGTTATTGTAGGAATATAAAtaactgaatcgaatttgatgaaatttggtatgacatcaacaacaacaacagcctgtaaattcccattgctgggctaaggcctcctctccctttgaggagaatgtttggaacatattccaccgcgctgttccaatgcgtgttggtggaatacacatgtgggaaaatttctatgaaatttgtcacatgcaggtttcctcacgatgttttccttcaccgctgagcacgagatgaattataaagacaaattaagcacatgaatcagcggtgctcacctgggtttgaactcgtaatcatcggttaagatacacgcgttctaacgactgggccacctcgactctTGTTTGGTATGAAGTAGCCTTAAATTCCAAGAAAAGACAGACTATTTTTCAAaaccttaaaacgcgagcaaattCGCTGGTGATAACTTGTATTACATATGATACATGGCACCAGACCCatccatttaataaattatcctCGGAGTAAAAAATTATCTGcagaaaaacattaatttattacattaattgttTTAGTGATTAATCCTTTACCTAATTTTCCATCAGTTACAATAATTTCTTAGTGGTGTAAAATTATCATACACaagcattttaatatttttcaaaatatttgtgtaaaCAAATGAATAGTATTGTCTATCTGTTTCTTTCcgcaatcaaaatcaaaatattatttattcgaatacGGTAAACAtggcaataatatataatattgttcataaatattattatgatgtaatcgatattttatacaatagatTCGCTAGAAAATCGACGATCGTCGAATCGTAATCTACTAAACATTCGATCATTACATCCCTGTCAACAGATCCTAAATAAGATTagatgaaattgaaatttatttgaatctttttgttttttaaataaacgtcaTATTATTTTCAGGCAACAAGAATTATTCTGCGTTTTAAAAGCATACTCAGTGCTGAATCCGAAGGTGGGTTACTTCCAAGCGCAAGCGCCGGTCGCTGCGTTCCTGCTGATGCACATGCCGGCTGTGCAGGCCTTCTGGTGCCTCGTCAGCATCAGCGACAAATACCTCAGCGGATACTACAATCCCGGATTGGAGGTTATTTCTTAACAttcatttaattctattttcaaattatataaatatgtttattattgttcatGACATGAAATgaagttctattttcaaataatatacataaatgttcATGACAtgaaatgaagaaaaaaaaaatcccgctgaatCTTTCGCTGATTCTCAGGTCCGAGATGCTAAATTCTgtaccggtggtagatttttgactatcaatacatataataaaataaacacttctatctatacatataataaaattggagtgtctgtttgtaatattaagatagtcctattttactcaatgcatatgtatatatacaaggtacatataccaaaataacattttttacaatttatgtctgtctgtctgtttgttccggctaatctctggaacggctggaccgattttgacggcacTTTCACTGGCAGCTAACTGAtatgataaggagtaacttggctacaataacatttctttttgtTCAATTCAAATGTACAAGGGCACAGTTAgtattgaataaaggttttgaCTTTGATTCCAGAAGTCTGGTTTCGAAGTCTTAATGCGGTCGCGTTCACAGctagtattgaataaagattttgactttgattccAGAAGTCTGGTTTCGAATGTTTAAGGTCTTAATGCGATGTGTAATGGTGGTGACGTCACAAAGTCTTAATGCGATGTGTATTTGTGGTGACGTGACAGGTGCTGCAGCGCGACGGCGACATCCTGCACGCGCTGCTGCGCCGCACCGCGCCCGCCGTGCACCGCCACCTCGGCAAGCACCGCGTGGAGCCCGTGCTGTACGCGACCGAGTGGTTCCTGTGCGCGCTCACCCGCACGCTGCCCTGGGACAGCCTGCTGCGCGTCTGGGACTGCTTCCTCTGCGAGGGCGTCAAGGTAACCAGTAGCCATAACCAGCATAATCAGCCAATCAGCAGTGGCAGTAGCCATTACCAGCCAATCAGCAGAGGCAATGTTACGTACAAAGTGTACGTAGCGTTATTTCTTGGATTTGGAACGGCGATTCGACCTGAAAGAGTACAGAAGCGGGACGAatacgtttaaatataaataatttaattattggacGACATCACACgtattactctgattccaaagTGAATCGCTTGTGTTATAATAACGTacgtatcacaaacacccagacccgagacaacatagaaaactaatgagttTTTcaacattgactcggccgggaatcgaacccgatacctcggagtggcgtagccatgaaaattggtgtatacactactcgaccacggaggtcatcaatcTTTCCACCGGAGCGCAAGAAGAATTTATTGacgttaaaaaaaacataactctTACGTATCttgtaaataagtaaataaaaaagtcgttggtaagtaaatttataatattccagGTGTTATTCAAAGCGGCTCTGGTGATCCTGGCGGGGGCGCTCGGCCCGGCCAAGGTTCGCAAGCGGGCGGCCGGGCTCTGCGAGACGCTGGAGGTGCTCCGCCACCCGCCCGAGGGAATCCTCGGGGAGGACTACCTCATGTACCACATGCAGCGCCTCAACCTCACCGAGGAAGACTTCGAGTTTGAGCACCAGCGGCAGACCGCCAAACGACGCGCCATGGCCAATAGAAGGTACTAGGAAACCAAGTAGAATATATACTTGTACAAATGTAATTCTGTGTTGGCAACACATTGACAGATGTTGGTGATATTTAAGTTAATGTTGTTGGAATACATCCACTTAAAATAGCGGAGGTGTatcgaattattaaataatggcTTTGCATGCCGTTAGCTAATATATTGAACGTAATATTGCGATTTTGTCAGTGGAACTGATAGTTGGTGCCACAATTGGTAATTGTGTGCACACAACCGCGTTACTTTAATATcagcaattaataaaataattaaagaacacCAAAAAATTGcttttggaatttttttatttatgtgtgggGTGTGGACAAATTACCTAAGTGATCATTTTCCTGCCCTTTTCTCAATTCCACTTgtggtcggcgcagcatgtcttctccttccatacttctctgtcagacgtcatctcacaagtaacattctttctaaccatatcgtctttcacacaatccatccatcgtttccttggtcgtcctctacctctatatccatccacgtccattctcaaggccttcctcacaatatgttcctcattcctcctcaTAACGTGCTCATACTATGATATTGCCTTCAACATAACTTCTCGGTTaacagttttttatatataacatacctatatttttaaatgacattttgaatttattaagatatatctatagtaggacacaaattagatgtagcatcggaaaatgcaatggaatgaaattaaaaacgattactgccgatttacacaaccaatagaaatagctccctatcgcgccattcgacgctattcgtcgctatagattgacgcgtcagagaaagcaagtgcatctaaatcgacgcgtcaaattgacgaatacattaggtcatatgatatgacaagttattacgtatgtgcaaagatcatattcgcatgagaaataaatattgataatttgggatagcgtactcaattcggatgtgatcggttttacgaattttgccgatgcgacatctaagttgtgtcgtactatatattaaaagagaTTGGATTCTatcataaaatcttaattaaatattgaatgtttCCAGTGGTAGCTGATTCAGCGAGTGTTCCTTTAAGCGTTATTCAAAGAATAACGCGCGGGACATCTTCCACACTCTGTAAACGAGTGTCATATAAACTGCCAAGttaaaataaaccttaaaaCGTGTGTGATATTGACGATAATACATTGCGTGTATAACGAACTACGAAAACGACTTGTTTTATAatgaagtgaagtgaagtgaagtgaaaaCTGCCAATGAAACGATGCACAATATATTGGTAAGTCATGTGATTTGTATGATtgcaatattatgatttattagaaatgaaatgtttaaattaattgcaatcgagttgtaaaaatgtttttttgtgtaTCCTTGTATTTTGAAGCAATTTGACTCTTATTACAATTCCTGAGAGTTTATATTACCgtgtattttacaaatataagctGTAATAGATTGTCAGCTAGCGGAAATATATAGCGTGGGAGAGAAACTACCATTGGGTAATCATTTTTTAGTCTTAATAAGCAGATAGTCTGGTATAAGTCAGTTGCATTgggaactataaaataaaatttatcttacaattaaatatatatgtatgtatgtatgtcttataatataatatcaatgtcataatgtaatgttatttatgaaagGTATTGTCAGAGTtgcaatcaatatatttttaattataattgaatcattacatagtataaaacaaagtcgccttcCGTTATGTGTTAAGTGccttcctatgtatgcttagatctttaaaattatgcaatggaatttgatgcggtttttttgattagataaattgattcaagaggaaggtttgtatgtgtaatacatgtacaatatgaTAGAGGAATACTCATGATTTTAGAGGTTTTTAAAGTGATGTAAAAAACACatttgtagaatatttaatatcggCATTGCATATGTTCgaatccggggcgggtcgctagtgaatACTAAACATCAAATGCCACAAGGCAATTAGCTGTAACATTTGGCATAAATAGTCAAAATTGGAAATACCTCCTGCGTTTGGTTAATTCTTAGAATGTTTATCTtataacaatactttttttgtctTGTTTGActgttagaaaaaaattaatcaattatagaaatttaatttcatattataagtATTCGGTCGAAGGCAAAACAAATGATTGATACAAAATAGGTATATCTTTGCAACTCTTGATAAAATATCCTCTAAATGACATTATCATTTTGATGTTTAGGTTTGCATCTAGTCTATAAACAGGTGCTCTGAAGTTTAAATAGACTTGTGACTATCATATGCACATTTAATCTCACCGGCTATGACAATGACATTCTAATAatcagatatgttatacccatactaaacaacagaaaaaagtgtgccgcgccggggaccgtttattttacatttcgttacaagtaaaaaagatagcttgataaaaaaaacaataagtaaaacggataactagatgttttaattatgcaaaacgtattactacgtaattatgatgtattataatgtattactggcacaattattatgaaaatgactaaaggcaaacgtcccaattaggacgttttctagtcttcactttttacgCGTTAattacatatctgtttactagaacatcattgggctatgatgaaaaaaatattatcataacattatgaaaaaaatattttttttttaccaaaaagtGTTTGCTTCCAATCAAACTTAATAATATCCAATATCTATGAAAGATAGTTGGGACCACCTTGCAGCAATATTGTACCCAAAAGATTACTTTTCATCAGGAATCAATTCATGAACTAaaactaagtaaatatatacatataaatattattcaggCCTGATTTAATGCAAGAGGCATTGCATGCAAAGAGGGTGGGGTATCACTGCACTGGGGCTAGTCCTGTCTTGGAGTAATGGTCTTAAGGGAGAGctctcttaaaaaaaattgtttctgGGTGTCAGGTCTCCTTATAGAGataaggaataaaatatttacattacaatagATACAATTAGAGAATTACacccttttttattattcgcaAGGTgggattatattattaaagattgttTTATCAAGTTTGGCTAACAAACGAAATAAAGTAATCAGAACATTAAAAACTGTATAAAATTGATagacagtttaaaaataaaactgttctTATGTGCATAATAATCTAtgcgatatttattttttaatcaacgGTAATtccttttgttattatatttacattgagatgtaatatattttttgttttgtattaatagcAATACTGttagaatattaattatctttatattatttatataggcTTATATTGTAAATGATACTAGTTCAAAAGTGAATTAAAGCATATTGAAACACAATCTGTGAAATGacttaaatcataatataaactaCAATGTTGCACATACTTTGTGGTGtttctgtaatatttatacattactcTGGATTTAACTGCTATCATACATATGCTCCTGACCAAATAAAAGGGtttgttaacatttaaaac
The Vanessa cardui chromosome 10, ilVanCard2.1, whole genome shotgun sequence genome window above contains:
- the LOC124533137 gene encoding TBC1 domain family member whacked, whose translation is MSLQKSVKSAGGERTDQDNTSICSSVTTQPDRHGFFGGAQYSPEPKRTVSPSTILKREQKWLRMLNNWEAFMSKNYKKVRERCRKGIPASVRPKAWLYLCGGQLLLEKHPEEYEELLQAPGDPKCMEDIRKDLHRQFPYHEMFIREEGLGQQELFCVLKAYSVLNPKVGYFQAQAPVAAFLLMHMPAVQAFWCLVSISDKYLSGYYNPGLEVLQRDGDILHALLRRTAPAVHRHLGKHRVEPVLYATEWFLCALTRTLPWDSLLRVWDCFLCEGVKVLFKAALVILAGALGPAKVRKRAAGLCETLEVLRHPPEGILGEDYLMYHMQRLNLTEEDFEFEHQRQTAKRRAMANRSGS